Part of the Impatiens glandulifera chromosome 8, dImpGla2.1, whole genome shotgun sequence genome is shown below.
AGAAAACTCTGATGACCTTGATATCCATAAGAGCTTGAAGAAGacaatgaagatgatgatgaatatgGTGTTTGAAGCCTCAAATCCTCCTGCatgtagatattttttttatgggtATTCAATTTTCACCATAAATTTCCAATCTTTAGATAAATTTATGAACAAATGAAATGATTTCATCCTTCAaatagaaagaagaagaagaagaaaaaatgaacCTGGTTAAAGGCAGTAGTTGGATATGGAGAAAGATATGAACAACCATTAATCTGACCATGAAGCCTCATCTTCTCCAACTGAGCAACACCAAGTCCTCTTTGTGGTTGCTTAGGTTTTTCTGAATTATTATTGTTCTTCCTGTTTTTTCTTGAAGATCTTTCATTTCCTGATGATCCTATGTTCATCTCCCCAAAGTAATTGCTTCCCATCTCTGTATTATAGATGATCAGAATTAAGAGAGAGAAGTTAATTTGTAAGATCCATCTTTAAAATGATCATCATCTTCTCTTTTAATCTGTTTTTGATACCCTAGAAAAGATAATTAACTTACTTGTAATTATTGCATAGCTGTATAAGATTGAGATTAGATTTGTCTCTGtctctatatatttttatattcatagATTTTGTGTTCATTTCCCATCttctatcaaattaattattatttatttcccCAACTAGACTTATGACTTTTTGGATACTTTTAACTTTTGAAAGTGATTGTCTCTTATCTTTAACTGCATgcttcaaaatttattaaattaattatttactaatttcaacatatattaattttcatttaattcaaatttaagcaTAATGatctaattaagaaaaaactGAAATAGTGAGAATCAGTGTCGGCCCAAAGGGTTGAATGACTTTGTGTGATCTTAtgtaactttaaaaaaaaaaattaacatagaagtatataatattttaatgataaatgggTATTAAAATAGTGATAAATAAAGAGTTGATAGAAGATGAGTGagtattatataattatatctcattagccttgtaaattaattaattgtatattgattgatgcagattgattaagaaaTTAACAATAGTGGAAATTAACCATAAGTGGCACCCACGCGCTCTAAATTGGATAAATTTAatagattaataattaattcaagttaggaaatatatatttataacgtTGGAccaaatcaaaaatataataaaattaagattctAGAAAATCTGG
Proteins encoded:
- the LOC124911610 gene encoding protein SPEAR3, whose protein sequence is MGSNYFGEMNIGSSGNERSSRKNRKNNNNSEKPKQPQRGLGVAQLEKMRLHGQINGCSYLSPYPTTAFNQEDLRLQTPYSSSSSLSSSSSYGYQGHQSFLMGMNEFSRTNINFGDSHAKIARWNNTAGNGMTDGRHYVDQTSMTGHFFNTQEDIQKNYRGDRMTSIQNCDTSYGNEEVDLELRLSL